In Phlebotomus papatasi isolate M1 chromosome 1, Ppap_2.1, whole genome shotgun sequence, the following proteins share a genomic window:
- the LOC129809580 gene encoding organic cation transporter protein — MDFDRVLDEIGEFGKFQLTNYLLICLPVFFGAANSLSYVFTAGVPNYRCFVPNCDDPHQPNYDESWMHYAVPGKTDSNGIFTPEQCKIFIQNNMTMSRGYSVPTFEECSPEMFTSKEDECSRWVFDKSEKTIVEEWSITCMSNHWKLSLVGTMHFLGIVSGSFIFGVLADRYGRKIVLILSILFMSITGIGQALSGDYITFIVFAYLNAVGTSGVYPLAFILGVEMVGRSKREMSGNVLNYFYALGEAAVGLVAWLSGNWVTVQLAVSAPPLLFALYYWIVPESVRWLLAKKHTHKAGRIIKRAAKVNGVVLSDSILATFVDNEDGMSDSKEGMVGQSEKPPSQIAVMKEALKSKTLMIRFVILIYNWITNAFVYYGLSLNSTSLSGNKYLNYALVCLIEIPGYTLAWIAMNKIGRRWSLGLSLLLCAVTCCTGAFIDADLIWAVVSLFLVGKLGITISFSVLYTYSAEMIPTVIRSAGVGALSTMARFGAMMAPFVPLLGLYVKPLPLILFGILSLFGGITAFLFPETLKKKLPDTVEEAENLGKTDNDIELQSSSFKES; from the exons ATGGATTTTGATCGAGTTTTGGATGAAATTGGGGAATTTGGCAAATTTCAACTGACCAATTACCTGTTGATTTGTCTTCCTGTCTTTTTTGGTGCTGCCAACAGTTTATCATATGTATTTACAGCCGGTGTTCCCAATTACAG GTGCTTTGTGCCCAATTGTGATGATCCGCATCAGCCAAATTACGATGAATCTTGGATGCATTATGCTGTGCCAGGAAAAACGGattcaaatggaatttttacacctgaacagtgcaaaatttttattcagaaCAATATGACTATGAGTAGGGGATATTCTGTACCGACTTTTGAGGAATGTTCTCCTGAGATGTTCACGAGTAAAGAGGATGAGTGCAGTAGATGGGTTTTTGACAAATCGGAAAAGACAATAGTAGAAGAA TGGTCTATCACATGTATGTCAAATCATTGGAAATTAAGTCTG GTCGGTACAATGCACTTCCTGGGAATTGTATCAGGCTCATTTATCTTTGGCGTTTTAGCTGATAG ATACGGACGCAAAATTGTGCTTATTCTCAGTATTTTATTCATGTCTATCACGGGAATTGGTCAGGCATTATCAG GTGATTACATTACATTTATCGTGTTTGCCTACCTCAATGCTGTTGGGACTTCGGGTGTCTATCCACTGGCATTCATTCTTG GCGTCGAGATGGTCGGTAGGAGTAAGCGAGAGATGTCAGGGAATGTCCTAAATTATTTCTATGCATTGGGAGAGGCTGCTGTAGGACTTGTGGCCTGGTTGAGTGGGAATTGGGTAACAGTTCAATTGGCTGTTTCAGCACCACCACTCCTCTTTGCTCTCTACTACTG GATTGTTCCGGAGTCGGTGAGATGGCTCCTTGCCAAGAAGCACACGCACAAAGCGGGTAGAATCATCAAGAGAGCGGCGAAAGTCAATGGAGTGGTTCTTTCAGACTCAATTCTTGCCACTTTTGTGGACAATGAAGAT GGAATGAGTGATTCGAAAGAGGGCATGGTAGGACAGTCGGAAAAACCTCCATCTCAAATTGCAGTGATGAAGGAGGCATTAAAGTCAAAGACCCTCATGATAAGATTTGTCATTCTCATTTACAATTGGATCACCAATGCTTTTGTCTACTACGGATTGTCACTGAACTCCACGAGTCTCAGTGGgaacaaatatttgaattatGCCCTCGTCTGCCTCATCGAAATCCCCGGATATACTCTTGCTTGG ATTGCAATGAATAAGATTGGTAGAAGATGGTCACTGGGACTTTCCCTGCTACTCTGTGCAGTGACGTGCTGTACTGGGGCATTTATCGATGCag ATCTCATATGGGCTGTTGTGTCACTATTCCTTGTTGGAAAACTAGGAATAACAATATCCTTTTCAGTTCTCTACACTTACAGTGCAGAAATGATTCCTAcg GTTATTCGAAGTGCAGGAGTTGGCGCTTTGTCTACAATGGCAAGATTTGGCGCTATGATGGCTCCTTTCGTTCCTCTTCTT GGTCTCTATGTCAAACCACTACCCTTAATACTCTTCGGGATTCTTTCATTATTCGGAGGAATCACGGCGTTCTTATTCCCAGAAACCCTGAAGAAAAAGCTACCGGATACCGTGGAAGAAGCAGAAAATTTAGGTAAGACAGACAATGATATTGAGCTACAATCGTCATCTTTTAAGGagagttga